The following proteins are co-located in the Ancylothrix sp. D3o genome:
- a CDS encoding alpha/beta fold hydrolase: MTPTVEAHSGFSPATDQGIGGSVHEYQWTWKKRRVSVIYETLGYGSPILLLPAFSSISSRTEMRGLAELLAQHFQVIALDWPGFGSSERPPFNYEPALYLTFLGDFVRDNFNEQIVVITAGHGAGYVMQLPQLWSWVVLIAPTWRGPLPTFMGEKRWLFNIIKKIIYLPIIGQFLYFLNTLPPFLSLMIRRHVFANPNTVTPTFIKEKHKITQKKNARFASAAFVTGGLDIIKNRAKFIDLFQPLPVPVLVAIPEQSPPKSRMEMEVLVSFSATQKCWLPGSLGLHEENPTGLAETIIPFLKKFLSRPTYPTPEEDQQPQ; the protein is encoded by the coding sequence ATGACCCCAACAGTAGAAGCACATTCTGGATTTTCCCCCGCCACCGATCAAGGCATTGGCGGCAGCGTACACGAATATCAATGGACGTGGAAAAAACGCCGCGTCAGCGTCATTTATGAAACCCTTGGTTACGGTTCCCCAATCTTATTACTACCAGCCTTCAGCAGCATATCCTCACGCACAGAAATGCGCGGACTAGCCGAACTTTTAGCCCAACATTTTCAAGTCATAGCCCTAGACTGGCCGGGATTTGGCAGTTCAGAACGTCCGCCCTTTAACTACGAACCGGCCCTTTATTTAACATTTTTAGGAGACTTTGTTAGAGATAATTTTAACGAACAAATAGTTGTTATAACAGCCGGACATGGGGCGGGTTATGTAATGCAACTGCCGCAACTGTGGTCATGGGTAGTATTAATTGCCCCTACTTGGCGCGGCCCCTTGCCGACCTTCATGGGAGAAAAAAGGTGGCTTTTCAACATAATCAAAAAAATTATTTACCTTCCAATTATCGGACAATTTCTTTATTTTCTCAACACCTTACCCCCCTTTCTCAGCTTAATGATCCGCCGGCACGTCTTCGCCAACCCCAACACCGTCACCCCCACTTTTATCAAAGAAAAACACAAAATTACCCAGAAAAAAAATGCGCGTTTTGCCTCAGCAGCCTTCGTCACCGGCGGACTAGATATCATTAAAAACCGCGCCAAATTTATTGACTTATTCCAACCATTACCAGTCCCCGTATTAGTAGCCATTCCCGAACAAAGCCCCCCAAAATCGCGCATGGAAATGGAAGTATTAGTAAGCTTCAGCGCCACCCAAAAATGTTGGCTACCGGGGTCATTAGGCTTACACGAAGAAAACCCCACCGGCCTCGCAGAAACCATTATCCCCTTCCTAAAAAAATTCCTTTCCCGTCCCACCTATCCCACCCCAGAAGAAGATCAACAACCCCAATAA
- a CDS encoding NADH-quinone oxidoreductase subunit K — MLEAFVFATIMCGFFGILLKKNLVMKIISMDVMSAGVVAYYVLIASRNGLFTPILSDAKNLAFADPVPQGVILTAIVIGLSIQALMLVGVMKLSRDNPTLEIDEIEKNNTP, encoded by the coding sequence GTGTTAGAAGCCTTTGTTTTCGCAACAATTATGTGCGGATTTTTCGGTATCCTCCTCAAAAAAAACTTGGTGATGAAAATCATCTCGATGGATGTGATGAGTGCAGGGGTTGTCGCCTACTATGTACTGATTGCATCGCGTAATGGTTTATTCACCCCCATTTTGTCAGATGCCAAAAATCTCGCTTTTGCCGATCCAGTCCCGCAAGGAGTGATCTTAACAGCTATTGTTATCGGTCTTTCAATTCAAGCATTAATGTTAGTCGGGGTAATGAAGCTGTCACGGGATAACCCCACCTTAGAAATCGACGAAATTGAAAAAAATAATACCCCATGA
- a CDS encoding cation:proton antiporter yields MNNLTIAWIVFPFIVGFVIYLFPKLDRYLALLGAIVSGGYAFSLLVQQSPLKLQLIDTFGVTLEADQLSGFFILTNALVTAAVILYCWDTGKSAFFYAQAIILHGSVNATFVCSDFVSLYVALEVSGIAAFLLIAYPRTDRSLWVALRYLFTSNVAMLFYLIGAVLVYQANHSFAFAGLREAPPEALALIFLGLLVKGGVFVSGLWLPLTHSESETPVSAMLSGVVVKTGIFPLVRCALVISEIDPIVRFFGVATALFGVFYAVFEKDSKRMLAFHTVSQLGFVLAAPEVGGFYALTHGLVKSALFLIAGSLPSRNFKELQQTPINTPIWIALVIASFSISGFPMLSGFGAKVLTMKNLVPWQVIVMNLAALGTAISFAKFIFLPHQKVENAEKMRAGFWGALIVLLGGLILANVIYYDAYTLENIIKPLAIIALGWLVYYFILKKSTIKLPRFGEKFDDLVGFMSLVLVFLFWMGFAWLGI; encoded by the coding sequence ATGAATAACCTTACAATTGCCTGGATCGTATTCCCGTTTATTGTGGGGTTCGTTATTTATTTGTTCCCCAAACTTGACCGCTATCTCGCTCTTTTGGGAGCTATTGTTTCCGGCGGCTATGCCTTTTCTCTGTTAGTCCAACAGTCACCGCTAAAACTCCAATTAATCGATACTTTTGGTGTCACCCTAGAAGCAGATCAATTAAGCGGTTTCTTTATCTTAACCAACGCTCTTGTCACCGCTGCCGTTATTCTCTACTGTTGGGACACTGGAAAAAGCGCGTTTTTTTACGCTCAAGCAATTATCTTACATGGCAGCGTTAATGCTACCTTTGTTTGTTCAGATTTTGTAAGTTTATATGTTGCCTTGGAAGTAAGCGGTATTGCCGCCTTTCTCTTAATAGCATATCCCCGGACAGATCGCTCGCTTTGGGTGGCGTTGCGTTATCTATTTACTAGCAACGTCGCTATGTTGTTTTATCTCATTGGCGCAGTGCTCGTTTATCAGGCGAATCATTCGTTTGCTTTTGCCGGTTTGCGTGAGGCTCCTCCAGAAGCTCTTGCTTTAATTTTTCTGGGATTATTAGTAAAAGGAGGGGTGTTTGTATCGGGTTTATGGCTACCGTTAACTCACTCAGAATCAGAAACGCCGGTGTCAGCTATGCTGTCGGGAGTTGTTGTTAAAACCGGCATTTTTCCCCTTGTTCGCTGTGCATTAGTTATCAGTGAAATCGATCCCATTGTCCGGTTTTTTGGCGTTGCTACCGCGCTTTTTGGGGTGTTTTATGCCGTCTTTGAAAAAGATAGCAAACGGATGCTTGCCTTTCACACAGTTTCTCAGTTAGGGTTTGTGCTTGCTGCACCAGAAGTCGGTGGTTTTTATGCGCTGACGCATGGTTTAGTTAAATCAGCACTGTTTTTAATTGCCGGTTCTTTACCGAGTCGCAACTTTAAAGAATTGCAACAAACACCCATAAATACCCCCATCTGGATAGCCTTGGTTATAGCTAGTTTTTCTATCTCTGGCTTTCCCATGTTATCTGGTTTTGGCGCGAAGGTTTTAACTATGAAAAATCTCGTACCTTGGCAAGTAATTGTGATGAATCTTGCTGCACTGGGGACGGCAATATCTTTTGCCAAATTTATCTTTTTGCCGCATCAAAAGGTAGAAAACGCAGAAAAAATGCGGGCCGGTTTCTGGGGTGCGTTGATTGTATTACTCGGTGGGCTAATCTTAGCAAATGTTATCTATTATGATGCCTACACCTTGGAAAATATCATCAAACCCCTGGCAATAATTGCCCTGGGATGGTTGGTTTATTATTTTATCTTGAAAAAATCGACCATCAAACTGCCGCGTTTTGGCGAAAAATTTGATGATTTAGTTGGTTTTATGAGTCTGGTTTTAGTGTTTCTATTTTGGATGGGGTTTGCATGGTTGGGCATTTAA
- a CDS encoding Na+/H+ antiporter subunit E, whose product MVGHLIFRLTIWFLLTANLSLENIIIGVIIALLLPRSYTEPEVLKDWVSVVGKILWALPQAYIEAFELIFRPHNEEDVILERVTTQRSRRLIFLDIFLITFTPKTIVIKYNQNGWYEVHRVIRRKPA is encoded by the coding sequence ATGGTTGGGCATTTAATTTTTCGCTTAACAATTTGGTTTCTCCTCACGGCTAATTTGAGTCTGGAAAATATCATCATCGGTGTTATCATCGCACTTTTATTGCCGCGAAGTTACACAGAGCCAGAAGTTTTAAAAGATTGGGTTTCGGTGGTGGGGAAGATTTTATGGGCGCTTCCCCAGGCATATATTGAGGCATTTGAGCTTATTTTTCGCCCCCATAATGAAGAAGATGTGATTTTGGAGAGGGTGACAACACAGCGCTCACGTCGTCTCATTTTCTTGGATATCTTTTTGATTACTTTTACGCCGAAAACCATTGTTATCAAATACAACCAAAATGGCTGGTATGAAGTACACCGCGTAATCAGGAGGAAGCCGGCATGA
- a CDS encoding monovalent cation/H(+) antiporter subunit G — protein sequence MINFLSYGCIVIGIFFWFWGTSHLLSDRSVLFKLHSLSVSDTLGSMIIIIGLLLKIPKQWPFLILALICLALWNTMLGYVLAYCSTKRSKYDG from the coding sequence ATGATTAATTTCTTAAGTTATGGCTGCATAGTGATAGGAATTTTCTTCTGGTTTTGGGGGACTTCTCACCTACTAAGTGATCGTTCAGTTTTGTTTAAATTGCATAGTCTTTCGGTTTCAGATACTCTTGGCTCGATGATTATTATTATCGGTTTGCTGTTGAAGATTCCGAAGCAATGGCCTTTTCTAATTCTGGCGCTTATTTGTTTGGCGCTTTGGAATACGATGTTAGGTTATGTGTTGGCTTATTGTTCGACGAAGAGGAGTAAATATGACGGATAA
- a CDS encoding DUF4040 domain-containing protein, which translates to MTDNYLYFITALMPLAACILVIQTNPYDALVMRGILGGVSAMLYAVFGAADVALTEALVGTMLSVTLYAVAVRSSLVMRLGVVKDELVEAEAEHPFRTVIEQLREIFRKRFLRLELVPYLDREELQQALIEKEVHGICIRGKDGEEKPVYDTVVRLHRLYEILQTEVSTTTNLSYKSYSDLGGK; encoded by the coding sequence ATGACGGATAATTATCTTTATTTCATAACCGCTTTGATGCCCTTGGCGGCTTGTATTTTGGTGATTCAAACTAATCCCTACGATGCTTTGGTGATGCGGGGGATTTTGGGTGGGGTATCGGCAATGTTGTATGCAGTTTTCGGCGCGGCGGATGTGGCTTTGACGGAAGCTTTAGTGGGAACGATGCTATCAGTTACGCTTTATGCAGTGGCGGTGCGTTCTTCTCTGGTGATGCGTTTGGGTGTGGTGAAAGATGAGTTGGTTGAGGCTGAGGCGGAACATCCTTTTCGCACAGTTATTGAGCAGTTAAGGGAGATTTTTCGTAAGCGTTTTTTGCGTCTTGAGTTAGTGCCTTATTTGGATAGGGAAGAGTTGCAACAAGCGCTGATTGAAAAAGAAGTGCATGGGATTTGTATAAGAGGAAAAGATGGGGAAGAAAAACCAGTTTATGACACGGTAGTTCGCCTGCATCGTCTTTATGAAATTCTGCAAACTGAAGTTTCTACAACAACGAATTTGAGTTATAAAAGTTATTCTGATTTAGGGGGTAAGTAG
- a CDS encoding Na(+)/H(+) antiporter subunit B produces MKWVYIAAGIAMYFKMFALPNAAPDFGASIVETLVNESGVPSAVAAIILRNRLYDTIYEVIVFTIAIMGCQFLLANEKPVTKMVQFSDETSVILARLGATISALVSVELAIRGHLSPGGGFAAGVAGGTAIGLVAITSSTEWMQGVYKRWKAAIWEKISVLAFIVLSAVTLAGYELPHGELGGLFSGGILPLLNVLVAVKVALGSWAAVLIFIRYRGLL; encoded by the coding sequence ATGAAGTGGGTATATATTGCTGCGGGAATAGCGATGTATTTCAAGATGTTTGCACTGCCAAATGCGGCACCAGATTTTGGGGCTTCAATTGTGGAAACGCTTGTTAACGAAAGTGGGGTTCCTAGTGCGGTGGCAGCGATTATTTTAAGAAATCGTCTCTATGACACGATTTATGAGGTGATTGTTTTTACTATTGCGATTATGGGCTGTCAATTTTTGCTGGCTAATGAAAAGCCGGTGACTAAAATGGTTCAGTTTAGTGATGAAACTTCGGTGATTTTGGCTCGTTTGGGGGCTACGATTTCTGCTTTGGTGAGTGTTGAATTGGCGATCCGGGGGCATTTGAGTCCGGGTGGTGGTTTTGCGGCGGGGGTGGCCGGTGGTACTGCGATTGGTTTGGTGGCGATTACGTCTTCTACTGAGTGGATGCAGGGGGTTTATAAGCGTTGGAAAGCGGCGATTTGGGAGAAAATTTCGGTGCTTGCTTTTATTGTTTTGTCGGCTGTTACTTTGGCCGGTTATGAGTTACCACACGGTGAGTTAGGCGGACTTTTTAGTGGGGGTATTCTTCCTCTTCTTAATGTTTTGGTTGCGGTGAAGGTGGCTTTGGGTTCTTGGGCTGCTGTTTTGATTTTTATTCGTTATCGTGGTTTGTTGTGA
- a CDS encoding Uma2 family endonuclease: MSVIQAKRFTLDEYHKLGELGFLHEDDHIQLIRGELIQMASKGRAHETCLRNLLRELPKLVGDRAILQCQAPISVPPNSEPEPDFAILQKRDDNYLSAHPSGRDVLLVMEVSDSSIDYDRDVKQSLYAEARISDYWIFNLFDYQLEMYSEPYQDNKGKFGYLNKRIVLPHQRVALSCFPDLLLDLSRVFPPRL; encoded by the coding sequence ATGAGTGTTATTCAGGCGAAACGTTTTACGCTGGATGAGTATCACAAACTCGGCGAATTGGGGTTTTTACATGAGGATGATCACATCCAATTAATTCGAGGAGAGTTGATACAAATGGCTTCAAAAGGTAGAGCGCACGAAACTTGTTTGAGGAATTTATTAAGAGAGTTGCCAAAACTGGTAGGGGATAGGGCAATACTACAATGTCAGGCTCCGATTAGTGTACCGCCTAATAGTGAACCGGAACCGGATTTTGCGATCCTTCAAAAGAGGGATGATAATTATTTATCGGCTCATCCATCGGGGAGGGATGTGTTATTGGTGATGGAGGTTTCGGATTCATCGATTGATTATGATCGGGATGTGAAACAGTCGCTTTATGCTGAGGCGAGAATTTCGGATTATTGGATTTTTAATTTGTTTGATTATCAGCTTGAGATGTACAGTGAACCTTATCAAGATAATAAAGGGAAGTTTGGGTATTTGAATAAGCGTATTGTTTTGCCACATCAAAGGGTGGCGTTGTCTTGTTTTCCAGATTTGTTGTTAGATTTAAGTCGCGTTTTTCCGCCTAGATTGTAG
- a CDS encoding HNH endonuclease, producing the protein MNPQQKRSKKQKLIALFGAKCWWCCECLPENQLTLDHLIPKSRGGSNSPENLRLACEKCNKSRGNSLYPPNSKQGSCL; encoded by the coding sequence ATGAACCCTCAACAAAAACGAAGCAAAAAGCAAAAACTCATCGCTTTATTTGGCGCTAAGTGTTGGTGGTGCTGTGAATGTCTTCCAGAAAACCAGTTAACTCTTGATCATCTTATACCAAAAAGTCGTGGAGGTTCTAACTCTCCTGAAAACTTGCGGCTTGCTTGTGAAAAATGCAACAAATCTCGTGGAAACAGTCTTTATCCTCCTAACTCGAAACAGGGAAGCTGTCTCTAG
- the rnc gene encoding ribonuclease III, translating into MTITPVNLENKITSKLPDKITEQTQKPTDMHKILNFRNQQLLLRALTHRSYANENNGECEHNERLEFLGDALLNFLSGEYLYKNHPEMAEDQLTRRRAALVDEKQLARFAEIIGITFKMRLAQGLIKEGGFSNPNLLSSTFEAVVGAYYLDNNSNIEAVRPIVEELFSSVPENVVETRSIVDAKNRFQQWVQANLDPNPPKYETFHAGGLPHAPEFLSKVYVGEKLYGEGKGRSKKDAEKRAAEDALSRVKTHTP; encoded by the coding sequence ATGACTATAACCCCAGTCAACCTTGAAAACAAAATCACTTCTAAACTTCCTGACAAAATAACCGAACAAACCCAAAAACCCACAGATATGCACAAAATTTTGAATTTCCGAAATCAACAACTTTTACTCCGTGCCCTAACTCATCGCTCCTATGCCAACGAAAATAACGGCGAATGTGAACACAACGAACGCCTAGAATTTTTAGGAGATGCTTTGCTGAATTTTTTAAGCGGTGAATATCTGTACAAAAATCATCCAGAAATGGCAGAAGATCAACTCACCCGCCGGCGAGCAGCACTTGTAGATGAAAAACAACTCGCAAGATTTGCTGAAATAATAGGTATCACCTTCAAAATGCGTCTCGCACAAGGCTTAATTAAAGAAGGAGGCTTTTCTAACCCTAATTTACTCAGCAGCACCTTTGAGGCTGTTGTTGGCGCCTACTATCTTGATAACAATTCAAACATTGAAGCAGTCCGTCCTATTGTGGAAGAGTTATTTAGTTCTGTCCCTGAAAATGTGGTAGAAACTCGCTCTATTGTAGATGCAAAAAATCGATTTCAACAATGGGTACAAGCAAACCTTGACCCAAACCCGCCTAAATATGAGACATTCCATGCCGGCGGACTACCTCACGCCCCCGAATTTTTATCTAAGGTTTATGTGGGTGAAAAACTCTACGGAGAAGGCAAAGGACGCAGTAAAAAAGATGCCGAAAAACGCGCTGCTGAAGATGCTTTATCCAGGGTAAAAACCCACACACCTTGA
- a CDS encoding RNA-binding protein has product MTIFIENLPADFSGEKVLEFLAKYGTVKEMIMGFPVAGEKVNCAWVKLSSFSQENDALSKLNDVVCQGQKLRVKQADLRDYFWGVNTRSVIYAPEPCY; this is encoded by the coding sequence ATGACGATTTTTATTGAGAATTTACCGGCTGATTTTTCTGGGGAGAAGGTTTTAGAATTTTTGGCTAAATATGGGACGGTTAAAGAAATGATTATGGGGTTCCCTGTGGCCGGTGAAAAAGTAAATTGTGCTTGGGTCAAGTTGTCGAGTTTTAGTCAAGAAAATGACGCTCTTTCTAAATTAAATGATGTTGTTTGTCAAGGTCAAAAGTTAAGGGTGAAGCAAGCAGATTTAAGAGATTATTTCTGGGGAGTAAATACGCGGTCTGTGATTTATGCGCCCGAACCTTGTTATTAA
- a CDS encoding cell wall metabolism sensor histidine kinase WalK, producing the protein MKKIGLQPRLFLSHLFVMIVGVGSLVTISKVSSPQFFVRHLEQLEGPGFTLRYARTQILEGFELAWNRSTFWAVVVGTTAAGGLSYWVAQRIVLPLMQMDEITQKFAAGEMEERMPMTEIPELNKLSRSFNRMASSLEDVESRRRQLMGDLTHELRTPLTVMRGYLEELAEGRIDASPEVYVTLIKETKRLERLVNDLQEISKAESGYLAINLQPVNLRLLLVSLIEKFSSQVLEDGPVLSLNCPQSLPLVLADIDRTEQVLVNLLGNALRYTPAGSITVRAWTEAGKVWVAVKDTGPGIAPEDLPHVFERFWRADRARSRHSGGSGLGLAISRRLVELQGGEIFVESSLGVGTTFRFWLLLA; encoded by the coding sequence ATGAAAAAAATAGGATTGCAACCACGATTATTTTTATCCCATTTATTTGTGATGATAGTGGGAGTGGGGAGTTTGGTGACGATTAGTAAGGTTTCTTCGCCGCAGTTTTTTGTGCGGCATTTGGAACAGTTGGAAGGGCCGGGTTTTACTTTGCGTTATGCGCGGACGCAAATTTTAGAGGGGTTTGAATTGGCGTGGAATCGGAGCACGTTTTGGGCGGTTGTGGTGGGGACAACGGCGGCGGGTGGGTTGAGTTATTGGGTGGCGCAGCGGATTGTTTTGCCTTTGATGCAAATGGATGAAATTACTCAAAAGTTTGCGGCGGGGGAGATGGAAGAAAGGATGCCGATGACTGAAATTCCCGAACTTAATAAATTGAGTAGGAGTTTTAATCGAATGGCTTCGAGTTTGGAGGATGTGGAAAGCCGACGCCGGCAATTAATGGGGGATTTAACGCATGAGTTGCGAACTCCTTTAACGGTGATGCGGGGGTATTTGGAGGAGTTGGCTGAGGGGAGGATTGATGCTTCGCCGGAGGTGTATGTAACTTTGATTAAAGAAACGAAGCGTTTGGAGAGGTTGGTGAATGATTTACAGGAGATTTCTAAGGCGGAGTCGGGATATTTAGCGATTAATTTACAGCCGGTAAATTTGCGTTTGTTGTTGGTTTCTTTAATTGAAAAGTTTTCATCACAGGTGTTAGAAGATGGGCCGGTTTTGAGTTTAAATTGTCCGCAAAGTTTACCTCTGGTTTTGGCGGATATTGATAGAACGGAGCAGGTTTTGGTGAATTTGTTGGGAAATGCTTTGCGTTATACGCCGGCCGGTTCTATTACTGTTCGCGCTTGGACGGAGGCGGGTAAGGTTTGGGTGGCGGTGAAAGACACCGGCCCAGGGATTGCGCCGGAAGATTTACCTCATGTGTTTGAGCGGTTTTGGCGGGCGGATCGCGCTCGCAGCCGGCATTCTGGGGGGAGTGGTTTGGGTTTGGCTATTTCGCGGCGGTTGGTGGAGTTGCAAGGGGGTGAGATTTTTGTGGAAAGTAGTCTGGGAGTGGGGACAACGTTTCGGTTTTGGTTGCTTTTGGCTTGA
- a CDS encoding response regulator transcription factor, which yields MDILIVEDEPEIAKLIQHTLDSEGFSCRVCRDGINALQVFREQQPDLIVLDLMIPGLDGLEVCARIRQKPGAKDPYILMLTAKGEEIDRVIGLSTGADDYMVKPFSPRELVARVRALLRRSLRQGGQSQVYRTQHFTVDLDQHTASRYLSPNAEEKLDLTTLEFNLLATFVSHPGRVWNRSQLIEKLWGDDFFGDERVVDTHVARLRKKVEPDPANPTFIKTVISVGYKFEDSGA from the coding sequence ATGGATATTTTAATTGTTGAAGACGAGCCAGAAATTGCTAAGCTGATCCAGCATACTCTTGACTCTGAGGGTTTTTCTTGTCGGGTATGTCGGGATGGTATTAATGCGTTGCAAGTTTTTCGGGAACAACAACCAGATTTAATTGTTTTGGATTTAATGATTCCGGGGTTGGATGGTTTGGAGGTTTGCGCTAGGATTCGCCAAAAACCAGGGGCTAAAGATCCTTATATTTTGATGTTAACGGCAAAAGGAGAGGAAATTGACCGCGTAATTGGGTTATCTACCGGCGCGGATGATTATATGGTGAAGCCGTTTAGTCCGCGTGAATTGGTGGCAAGAGTGCGGGCTTTGTTGCGGAGAAGTTTACGTCAAGGAGGGCAAAGCCAAGTTTATCGTACTCAACATTTTACGGTGGATTTAGACCAGCATACTGCCTCACGATATCTCAGCCCAAATGCAGAAGAAAAGCTGGATTTAACGACATTAGAGTTTAATTTGTTGGCTACTTTTGTAAGTCACCCCGGAAGAGTTTGGAATCGTTCTCAATTAATTGAGAAACTCTGGGGAGATGATTTTTTTGGGGATGAGCGGGTGGTTGATACTCATGTGGCTCGTTTGCGGAAAAAAGTTGAACCTGATCCGGCGAATCCGACTTTTATTAAGACGGTGATTAGTGTTGGTTATAAGTTTGAAGATAGCGGTGCTTAA
- a CDS encoding nuclear transport factor 2 family protein: MQSVEKMTPKSEAFKLNDFQFEGINEPVVVRYFETMNSGSFMETARLFAPDGELNPPFEEPVVGNEAIGRYLEAEAKSMKLYPQQGIVEKLEAENILKVSVSGRVETPYFGVNINWLFLLNEHQEITSATIKLVASPQELLNLRQFKS, encoded by the coding sequence ATGCAATCTGTGGAAAAAATGACTCCTAAATCTGAAGCTTTTAAATTAAATGACTTTCAATTTGAAGGTATTAACGAGCCGGTGGTTGTGCGTTATTTTGAAACGATGAATAGCGGGAGTTTTATGGAAACCGCACGGTTGTTTGCACCTGATGGAGAATTGAATCCGCCGTTTGAAGAGCCGGTGGTGGGAAATGAAGCGATTGGCCGGTATTTGGAAGCTGAAGCTAAATCGATGAAACTTTATCCCCAGCAAGGAATTGTTGAAAAATTAGAAGCTGAAAATATCCTGAAAGTGAGTGTGTCTGGGAGGGTAGAAACTCCGTACTTTGGGGTGAATATAAACTGGTTATTTCTGCTAAACGAACATCAAGAAATTACCTCGGCAACTATTAAATTAGTGGCTTCTCCTCAAGAATTGCTGAATTTGCGACAATTCAAGTCTTAA
- the queG gene encoding tRNA epoxyqueuosine(34) reductase QueG: MNSHPNAAQIKQKALEIGFHKVGITPAVSPQDSPEVARLQNWLNQGYQADMNWMANPKRQDIRQVMPEVQSVICVALNYYTPNKHSQDPQTAKISRYGWGRDYHKILHKKLKQFANWLLEQNPEIQARYYADTGPIQDKMWAQRAGIGWIAKNSNVITREYGSWVFLGEILTNLKLTPDQPHTEHCGTCTRCIEACPTNAIVEPFVVDAGRCIAYHTIENRAEKLPEEIASKMQGWVAGCDICQEVCPWNIRFSQPTDVKEFEPYPENIAPSLGELAEISEQEWSRRFTASALRRIKPEMLRRNAKANTETSSP, translated from the coding sequence GTGAACTCCCATCCCAACGCCGCACAAATTAAACAAAAAGCCTTAGAAATCGGATTTCATAAAGTTGGAATCACACCGGCAGTTTCGCCTCAAGATAGCCCCGAAGTCGCCCGTTTGCAAAACTGGTTAAACCAAGGCTATCAAGCAGATATGAATTGGATGGCGAACCCGAAACGGCAAGATATCCGCCAAGTCATGCCCGAAGTGCAATCGGTGATTTGCGTAGCGCTTAATTATTATACACCAAACAAACACTCCCAAGACCCCCAAACCGCCAAAATTTCCCGCTATGGATGGGGGAGAGACTATCATAAAATCCTCCACAAAAAGCTCAAACAATTTGCCAACTGGTTACTAGAACAAAACCCAGAAATTCAAGCTAGATATTATGCAGACACCGGCCCCATTCAAGATAAAATGTGGGCACAGCGAGCCGGCATTGGATGGATAGCAAAAAACAGCAACGTCATTACAAGAGAATATGGATCTTGGGTATTTTTAGGAGAAATTTTAACCAACTTAAAATTAACCCCAGATCAACCCCATACAGAACATTGTGGCACTTGTACGCGGTGTATAGAAGCTTGTCCCACCAATGCAATTGTTGAGCCGTTTGTAGTAGATGCAGGCCGGTGTATTGCCTATCATACAATCGAAAATCGAGCCGAAAAACTGCCAGAAGAAATTGCCTCAAAAATGCAGGGATGGGTAGCAGGATGTGATATTTGTCAAGAGGTTTGCCCTTGGAATATTCGATTTTCTCAACCTACAGACGTTAAAGAATTCGAGCCTTATCCAGAAAATATTGCTCCCAGCTTAGGAGAATTAGCCGAAATTTCTGAGCAAGAATGGAGCCGGCGTTTTACAGCCTCAGCACTGCGAAGAATTAAACCCGAAATGCTACGCAGAAATGCCAAAGCTAATACAGAAACCTCTTCCCCCTAA